TTTGGAAGAGTGTAGCAATTACGAAATTGTTGAAGCTTCTACAACTACGCAGGAAGGGTATGTTATTGGGGCAGCCTGCGCAAAAGAGTGAGGTGGATATCGTTCTTGTAGCGCTAGCCACACCTGTTTTAGTCGGTGTCTATCAAGATGGCAAGCGTATCGAAACGATAGAGTCTCACAAAAAAACAAGCGATATATTGCCTTCCATCTTCCAATCGCTCATGAAACAATATGAGATAAAAAGCGTCTATTTCGCAAGAGGACCGGGAAGTTTCATGTCCATCAAGCTGGTGTATATCTTTTTGAAAACTCTTCAAATTGCAAAAGGAATTACTCTTTTTGGATGTGACGGATTCGAATTTACAGACAATCAACCCATAAAAGCCCACGGTTCACACTACTTTGTCAAAGAAAATGATACAATTTCCACCAAAAAACTGGAAGGAGATGGCGCTGTGACTTTTCGATTGCCAGATAGCATTGATGAGATTCGTTGCAGTCAAGAGAATATTGCGCCACTCTATGTTCTTCCTGCAGTAAAGGTGTAGCATTTGATCATCAGTGTACCAGCAACAAGTGCCAATCTTGGTCCAGGGTTCGATACATTGGGATTGGCTCTAGATTTGAGAAATATTGTTAAGATTAAAAAGAGTAGATTCTTTAGTATTTCTATTAAAGGTGAAGGTGCCAATAATGTTCGGCTAAAGGGAAATAACCTGTTTATCTCCATATTCAACGAACACTACCGTAAGCTAGTAGGAAAAACAGATAAATTTCGATTTACTTTCATTAATAAAATTCCTCTTTCAAGAGGTCTTGGAAGCAGCTCCGCAGTGATTGTAAGTGCCATTGCTGCTGCCTATGCAATGGCGGGTGTTGCTATCCCTAGAGAAAAACTTCTGAATCTCGCACTTATTTATGAACCCCATCCGGACAACATCACTCCCGCGGTAATGGGGGGATTCAATGTGGCAGTTGTCGAGAACAACAAAGTGTATAGTCTGAAAAAAGAGATTCCTCAAAGCCTCAAAGCAGTTGTGGTTATCCCCAACAGACCTATTTCCACCGCCCATTCACGCACAAGGCTTCCTAAACGTTTTGCTATGAGTGATGTGGTCTATAACGTTTCGCGCAGTTCACTTCTTACCGCAGCCTTTTTTAGTGAAAACTGGGAGATGCTTCGTGTCGCGTCTATGGATAAGCTGCATCAAGATATTCGAATGCGCGGGCTGCCCGAACTTTTTGAGCTGCAAAAGCTGGCGCTGCAAAAGGGCGCTCTTATGAGTACGCTTTCAGGAAGTGGTTCCACATTTTTCAATCTCTGTTATGAATCCAAGGCGAAAGAGCTTGCCAAGGTTTTAAAGGATCGATTTGCTAAATACCAGGTAAAAATACTCGATTTTGATAATAAGGGATTGATTATCGAAGAGTAGTTTTGGTAAAAAGCTATTTTTTGATATAATTAGCCCCAATGTCAAAGCCAGTAAGAATGTGCATACATTGCAGACAAAGAGAGCCGCAAGAGAAGCTGATAAGACTGCAATGTATAGAAAAAAAAATTACTCGTTACCAGGGGGTTGGAAGAAGCTTTTACATATGCAATTCCTGCTTGGATAACAAAAAACTGCAAAAAAGCCTCGCTCGAATCTGTAAAATAGATCCAATTTCGGCTTTGAAAATGTTAAAGGAGATTGTAGATAATGGACAAAGTTCGAATCCATGAGATTGCCAGTGAACTTGGCCTCAAAAGCAAAGATGTACTTCAAAAAGCTCAGGAGATGGGATTAAAGGTTAAGTCCCCATCCAGTGGAGTCAGTTTTGAAGAAGCGGAAAAATTGACAGACTATATTATCAATGGACCGGCTGAGGCTGTGGCTGCAAAACCGCAAGAGAAACCGAAAAAGAGTGCTCCAAAAAAAGAGGAGAAACCAAAAGAAGAAGTGAAAAAAGAGGCAGAAGAGAAAGTTGCTGCATCTAAAAAAGAAGAAGAGAAGCCACAAGAGAAGAAAAGCGTTGAAGAGTCTTTGACGCCACCATCATTGAAGAAAAGACGGGGCCTTGTTATCGTGAAAAAGAAACGGCCAAAAGTTGAGCCAAAAGTTGAAGAAAAAGAGGCGAAACAAGAGACGCCACAAGTTACTGCTGAAGAAGAGACTCCTTTAACATTGAAAAGAAAGCCGAAAAAAGCGAAAAAGAGCACTCCGCCTGCGAAAAAGAATGAAGGCAAAAAAATTGAAATTCTTGAAGATAGAGACCTGAGCGATGTGAGTATGGAGCTTGAAGAGGAGGTGGTGGTCCTTCCAGATTTTAGTGAAGAGCTTCAAAAAGTCGAAGAGGAGCAGAAACCAAAAGAGCCACAAAAGAAAAACAAACAGGTCAAAGTGGCAAGAAAAAGTTTTGCGATAGAGCAGCAAGGGATCAGTCGAAGCAAAAAGAAAAAACGAAAGAAGAAAGAGAGTAAAAGCGAAACTGAAATCAAAGTCGTTGAACTCCCTGAAGAGGTCCGGGTCTATGAATTTGCCGAAAAGATTGGCAAAAGCGTTGGCGAAGTGATCAAGGTACTTTTCAACCTCGGTATGATGGCTACAAAAAACGACTTTTTGGATAAAGAGACGTTGGAGATTTTGGCTGAAGAGTTCGATGTCGAGATAAAAATCAAAAATGTGCTTGAAGAGCTTGATTATGTAAAAGTGTATGATGCCGTTGAAGATGATTATCTTGAAGAGAGACCTCCGGTCATTACTATCATGGGGCATGTCGATCACGGAAAAACATCACTGCTTGACTATATCAGAAACTCTAAGATTGCCGAGCGCGAGGCGGGTGGAATTACCCAGCATATCGGTGCTTATATGATCGAAAAAGATGGAAAGCGTATCACTTTTATCGATACGCCGGGACACGAAGCGTTTACCGAGATGCGAGCTAGAGGTGCGCAAGCGACAGATATCGCAATCATTGTGGTCGCTGCAGATGATGGAGTCAAACCACAAACCGTTGAAGCCGTGAATCATGCAAAAACGGCCGATGTACCTATGATCGTGGCAATCAACAAAATAGATAAACCGGAAGCAAACCCGGATCTTGTAAAATCACAGTTAGCTGAAATCGGTATCACTCCAACCGAGTGGGGTGGTGAATATGAGTTTGTGGAAGTGAGTGCAAAAACGGGGCAGGGCGTGGATGATCTATTGGATACGATTTTACTCCAAGCAGAGATCATGGAACTCAAAGCCAATCCAAAAAGAGAAGCTAAAGCAGTAGTTATCGAGAGTTCTTTGGAAAAAGGTAGAGGCCCTGTTGCCACGGTCATCGTAAAAAACGGTACGCTTAGAGTTGGTGACCATGTTGTTTGTGGTGTAGCATTTGGTCGGGTACGAGCTATCATCGACGATCTTGGCAAAATGATCAAAGAACGAAAGCCAAGTGAGCCGGGAGTCGTTGTAGGGCTTGACAAAGTACCACCTGCCGGTG
The Nitratiruptor sp. SB155-2 genome window above contains:
- the thrB gene encoding homoserine kinase, with product MIISVPATSANLGPGFDTLGLALDLRNIVKIKKSRFFSISIKGEGANNVRLKGNNLFISIFNEHYRKLVGKTDKFRFTFINKIPLSRGLGSSSAVIVSAIAAAYAMAGVAIPREKLLNLALIYEPHPDNITPAVMGGFNVAVVENNKVYSLKKEIPQSLKAVVVIPNRPISTAHSRTRLPKRFAMSDVVYNVSRSSLLTAAFFSENWEMLRVASMDKLHQDIRMRGLPELFELQKLALQKGALMSTLSGSGSTFFNLCYESKAKELAKVLKDRFAKYQVKILDFDNKGLIIEE
- a CDS encoding DUF448 domain-containing protein gives rise to the protein MCIHCRQREPQEKLIRLQCIEKKITRYQGVGRSFYICNSCLDNKKLQKSLARICKIDPISALKMLKEIVDNGQSSNP
- the infB gene encoding translation initiation factor IF-2, which produces MDKVRIHEIASELGLKSKDVLQKAQEMGLKVKSPSSGVSFEEAEKLTDYIINGPAEAVAAKPQEKPKKSAPKKEEKPKEEVKKEAEEKVAASKKEEEKPQEKKSVEESLTPPSLKKRRGLVIVKKKRPKVEPKVEEKEAKQETPQVTAEEETPLTLKRKPKKAKKSTPPAKKNEGKKIEILEDRDLSDVSMELEEEVVVLPDFSEELQKVEEEQKPKEPQKKNKQVKVARKSFAIEQQGISRSKKKKRKKKESKSETEIKVVELPEEVRVYEFAEKIGKSVGEVIKVLFNLGMMATKNDFLDKETLEILAEEFDVEIKIKNVLEELDYVKVYDAVEDDYLEERPPVITIMGHVDHGKTSLLDYIRNSKIAEREAGGITQHIGAYMIEKDGKRITFIDTPGHEAFTEMRARGAQATDIAIIVVAADDGVKPQTVEAVNHAKTADVPMIVAINKIDKPEANPDLVKSQLAEIGITPTEWGGEYEFVEVSAKTGQGVDDLLDTILLQAEIMELKANPKREAKAVVIESSLEKGRGPVATVIVKNGTLRVGDHVVCGVAFGRVRAIIDDLGKMIKERKPSEPGVVVGLDKVPPAGEILVAVKDAEEARMYAERRAEYERQKELSKTTKVSLEELSQLVKEGQLKKLPVIIKADTQGSLEAIKGSLEKLKNEEVKVDIIHAGVGAISESDVTLADASENAVILGFNVRPTGAVKEKAKQLGVNIKTYSIIYDLIDDVKALLSGMLSPIIKEEVIGQAEVRETFNVPKIGTVAGCLVTDGVIERNAKARVIRDGVVIYDSKISSLKRFKEDVREVTKGYECGLMIENFNDIKVGDVIEAYKEVEEAATL